The Papaver somniferum cultivar HN1 chromosome 3, ASM357369v1, whole genome shotgun sequence genome includes a region encoding these proteins:
- the LOC113358392 gene encoding pentatricopeptide repeat-containing protein At1g25360-like, which yields MKNFITITSSSPPLSILLHQTDVRAIANRYAAQLQFCCAQNPISHSLAQSVHANIITSGFKPRGHILNRLIDIYCKSNNIVYARYLFDKIPKPDIVSRTTLISAYSELGNVNFAKYIFDEAPLSIRDTVSYNAMITGFSHNNDGYNAIKLFNEMRKYGFKPDNLTFASLLSAAALVAHDERECKQLHCNVVKAGADLFVSVLNALISLYVKCGFSLSSPMSDARKLFDQMEKRDELSWMNMITGYVRNGEIESARELFDGMNENLQVAYNAMISGYVQHGFMLKALEMFKSMHLEGIELDEFTYTSVISGCANSGLFLIGKQVHGSILRTGWRPASKLALPVNNALVTLYCKCGKVDQARQIFDSMLEKDHVSWNAILSGYVSVGRIDGAKNVFNAMPEKDLLTWMVMISGFAQNGYGEDALKLFDRMRTEDLAPCDYSFAGAITACASLGALEHGRQLHAQLIQLGFNSSLSAGNALITMYARCGVVEAAHVVFHTMPYIDSVSWNSMITALGQHGHGLQALKVFDLMLQENIKPDRITFLIVLTACSHSGLVKEGCKYFESMDNVYGITPDEDHYARFIDLLCRAGKISEANDLIQNLPFKPGAPIWEALLNGCRIHGNMEVGIQAADQLFQLTPQHDGTYILLANMYADAGRREDMAKVRMMMRERGVKKEPGCSWLEVANKVHVFLVDDTSHPQVHEVYTYLRELGVKMRKLGYVPDTKYVLHDMESEQKEYALSTHSERLAVGFGLLKLPRGATVRVLKNLRMCGDCHTAFKFISKLVEREIVVRDGRRFHHFRNGECSCGNYW from the exons ATGAAGAATTTCATCACCATAACATCATCGTCACCGCCTCTTTCTATACTTCTCCACCAAACAGATGTCCGTGCCATCGCAAACCGGTACGCAGCACAATTACAGTTCTGTTGTGCCCAGAATCCCATATCTCATTCTCTTGCCCAATCAGTTCATGCGAACATAATCACCTCCGGTTTCAAGCCACGAGGCCACATCCTCAATCGTCTGATCgatatttattgcaaatcaaataACATTGTGTATGCGCGTTATTTGTTCGATAAAATTCCTAAACCAGATATTGTCTCAAGAACAACTCTAATATCGGCTTACTCTGAGTTAGGAAATGTAAACTTTGCTAAGTATATATTTGATGAAGCCCCTTTAAGTATTCGTGATACGGTTTCTTATAATGCAATGATTACTGGGTTTTCACATAATAATGACGGTTATAATGCAATCAAACTTTTTAATGAGATGAGAAAATATGGGTTTAAACCGGATAATCTAACGTTTGCTAGTCTTCTAAGTGCCGCAGCGCTTGTAGCTCATGATGAAAGAGAGTGTAAACAGCTACATTGTAATGTAGTCAAAGCGGGAGCAGATTTATTCGTTTCAGTTTTAAATGCATTAATTTCTCTTTATGTGAAATGTGGATTTTCGTTGTCATCTCCAATGAGTGATGCTAGGAAATTGTTTGATCAAATGGAGAAGAGAGATGAACTGTCGTGGATGAATATGATCACTGGTTATGTTAGGAATGGAGAGATTGAATCTGCAAGGGAGCTTTTTGATGGGATGAATGAAAATTTACAGGTTGCATATAATGCGATGATTTCAggttatgttcaacatggtttcATGTTAAAGGCTTTAGAGATGTTTAAAAGCATGCATTTGGAGGGTATCGAGCTCGATGAGTTTACTTATACAAGTGTAATAAGTGGTTGTGCAAATTCTGGACTCTTTCTTATTGGTAAGCAAGTCCATGGTTCTATTCTGCGGACAGGATGGAGGCCAGCATCTAAACTTGCACTACCTGTGAACAATGCTTTGGTTACATTATACTGTAAATGTGGGAAAGTCGACCAGGCTCGTCAAATTTTTGATAGTATGTTGGAGAAGGACCATGTCTCGTGGAATGCAATTTTATCGGGTTATGTTAGCGTTGGACGAATTGATGGTGCTAAAAATGTGTTCAATGCTATGCCAGAAAAGGATCTCCTAACATGGATGGTGATGATTTCGGGATTTGCACAGAATGGGTATGGAGAAGATGCGCTGAAGCTGTTCGACCGAATGAGAACCGAGGACCTTGCTCCATGTGATTACTCGTTCGCAG GTGCAATAACCGCATGTGCATCTCTTGGAGCATTGGAACATGGGCGGCAGCTCCATGCTCAGCTTATTCAGTTAGGGTTCAATTCAAGCCTCTCAGCAGGAAATGCATTGATAACAATGTACGCAAGATGTGGGGTTGTTGAAGCAGCCCATGTAGTATTTCATACGATGCCTTACATTGACTCTGTTTCTTGGAATTCCATGATAACAGCTCTTGGACAACATGGTCACGGACTTCAGGCACTAAAAGTCTTCGATCTGATGTTGCAAGAGAATATTAAACCAGACCGTATTACTTTCTTAATCGTTCTCACTGCTTGTAGCCACTCGGGTCTGGTCAAAGAAGGATGCAAGTATTTTGAATCAATGGATAATGTCTACGGAATAACCCCTGATGAAGACCATTATGCCCGTTTCATTGATTTACTTTGTCGAGCTGGGAAAATCTCAGAAGCTAATGATTTGATTCAAAACTTGCCTTTCAAACCAGGGGCACCTATATGGGAGGCACTTCTTAATGGTTGTCGGATTCATGGTAACATGGAAGTGGGTATTCAAGCTGCAGATCAGCTCTTTCAGTTGACACCTCAGCATGATGGAACATACATTCTGCTGGCTAATATGTATGCTGACGCCGGACGGAGGGAAGATATGGCAAAAGTAAGGATGATGATGAGGGAACGAGGGGTCAAGAAGGAACCTGGCTGTAGTTGGTTGGAGGTGGCAAACAAAGTTCATGTCTTCTTGGTAGATGACACAAGCCACCCACAGGTGCACGAAGTCTATACTTATCTTAGAGAACTGGGCGTTAAGATGAGGAAATTGGGTTATGTCCCTGATACCAAGTATGTGTTACACGATATGGAATCTGAGCAGAAGGAATATGCTTTGTCTACTCATAGTGAGAGACTTGCAGTAGGGTTTGGGCTTCTAAAGTTGCCTCGTGGAGCTACTGTCAGAGTTCTGAAGAACTTGAGGATGTGTGGGGATTGTCACACTGCCTTCAAGTTCATATCAAAGTTGGTTGAGAGAGAAATTGTTGTAAGAGATGGTAGGCGGTTTCACCACTTCAGGAACGGTGAATGTTCTTGTGGTAACTACTGGTGA
- the LOC113358393 gene encoding golgin candidate 3-like isoform X2 produces the protein MMWNSLANIKENLNQIVLEVQDATDGEEFEIYRSNSNSAAEDSPIFNRRISHRFAQSNNSPLRSPMSNGGDSALKSEIEKCKTEIQRFQASEAEIKALSVNYVALLKEKEEKLSRLHGENEMLRKNLEAANASQHASKNETFNKRNVHKELADLLEEKNRSLVAIQANYDSEIKKLKMELGRERESSANIHSKFTEEQKLNESFQKELLALKMHKNRDMTEMKQLQHQLNDKLSEIRRLQSELTRRDNEEETNEIIERLKRVIATLEQENTNLKIEKAELQAVVERSPKSLHADGDADNPDSSDSRPTKLNEAHSSVQFPEKEEMELSMQKLEKDLKEACRARDKVLQELTRLKQHLLDKELEESDKMDEDSKIIEELRASCDYQSSKILRLEKALQQAITGQEEVKKNNNDELQKSKEMVNDLKEKLSSCMRTIDAKNVELMNLQGALGQYYAESEAKDRLEGDLALVREELARLSELLKDANQRIDIAKHEKDETLEKLSQTEMLLLEGKNRVHKLEEDNMKLRRALEQSMTRLNRMSVDSDFFVDRRIVIKLLVTYFQRNHSKEVLDLMVRMLGFSEDDKQRIGMAQQGAGKGVVRGVLGFPGRLVGGILGGSSSEASAPVPTDNQSFADLWVDFLLKETEERERRELMEAAANSKGDSAEEKNSSLAGKAGSVLDYRTKNSASSSSRISSVNRPSSLSPLPPRGNLLQPENSDTEFSTVPLTTPVYQSPGNSSRISGFFQHTENGI, from the exons ATGATGTGGAATTCACTGGCAAATATCAAAGAAAATTTAAATCAAATCGTACTTGAAGTTCAAGATGCTACAGATGGTGAAGAGTTTGAAATCTATCGATCTAATTCTAATTCTGCTGCTGAAGATTCTCCTATTTTCAATCGGAGAATTTCTCATCGGTTTGCCCAATCTAATAATTCTCCTCTGCGCTCACCTATGTCAAATGGTGGTGATTCAGCTCTCAAATCTGAG ATTGAAAAATGCAAAACAGAGATCCAAAGATTCCAGGCATCTGAGGCTGAAATCAAAGCATTGTCGGTTAACTATGTAGCATTGttgaaagagaaagag GAAAAGCTCTCCAGATTGCATGGAGAAAATGAGATGCTGAGAAAGAACTTGGAGGCAGCAAATGCTTCGCAGCATGCATCTAAAAATGAAACTTTCAATAAAAGAAATGTACATAAG GAGCTCGCAGATTTGCTAGAAGAGAAGAACAGATCCCTGGTGGCAATCCAAGCTAATTATGATTCAGAGATAAAGAAGTTAAAGATGGAGCTTGGTAGAGAGCGTGAAAGTTCAGCAAACATACATTCTAAATTTACTG AGGAACAAAAATTGAATGAATCTTTTCAGAAGGAGCTCCTTGCTTTGAAGATGCACAAAAACAGA GATATGACTGAGATGAAACAACTACAACATCAATTGAATGATAAGTTATCAGAAATCAGACGACTTCAATCAGAGCTGACGAGAAGGGACAATGAAGAAGAAACAAATGAGATTATTGAGCGATTAAAAAGAGTTATTGCCAccttagagcaggaaaacaccaATCTTAAG ATAGAGAAGGCTGAACTTCAGGCTGTCGTAGAAAGAAGTCCAAAGTCTTTACATGCTGATGGTGATGCGGATAACCCAGACTCTTCAGATAGTCGTCCAACTAAATTAAATGAG GCACATTCATCTGTACAGTTCCCGGAAAAGGAAGAAATGGAGCTATCCATGCAAAAGTTAGAGAAGGATTTGAAGGAAGCTTGTCGTGCAAGGGATAAAGTATTGCAAGAGTTGACTAGGCTCAAGCAGCACTTGTTAGATAAG GAACTTGAAGAATCGGATAAAATGGACGAGGATAGCAAAATCATTGAGGAACTTCGAGCAAGTTGTGACTACCAAAGTTCAAAAATATTACGCCTGGAAAAAGCTCTACAGCAAGCGATAACGGGCCAGGAAGAGGTTAAGAAGAATAATAACGATGAGCTTCAGAAGTCAAAGGAAATGGTCAACGATCTTAAGGAAAAGCTATCTAGCTGCATGCGCACAATTGATGCTAAAAACGTTGAACTTATGAATCTTCAGGGTGCTCTTGGCCAATATTATGCTGAAAGTGAAGCCAAG GATCGCCTAGAAGGAGATTTGGCTCTTGTGAGAGAAGAATTAGCTAGATTGTCTGAGCTTTTGAAG GATGCAAATCAACGGATAGACATTGCAAAGCATGAAAAGGATGAAACACTTGAAAAGCTTTCACAAACTGAAATGTTGCTCTTGGAAGGAAAAAATAGAGTTCACAAACTGGAGGAGGACAATATGAAACTACGCCGCGCTCTTGAGCAAAGTATGACAAGGCTTAATAGAATGTCTGTTGATTCAGACTTCTTTGTTGACAG GCGAATTGTGATCAAGTTACTGGTGACCTATTTTCAGAGGAACCATAGTAAAGAG GTTTTGGACCTTATGGTTCGCATGCTGGGCTTCTCTGAAGATGATAAGCAAAGAAtaggtatggcgcagcaaggtgcgGGTAAAGGTGTTGTACGAGGAGTTCTTGGTTTCCCTGGACGTCTAGTTGGAGGCATACTGGGAGGAAGCTCATCCGAAGCATCCGCTCCTGTGCCCACTGATAACCAG TCCTTCGCAGATCTATGGGTTGATTTTCTTCTCAAAGAAACCGAAGAAAGAGAGAGAAGAGAGCTCATGGAAGCCGCTGCTAATTCCAAGGGCGACAGCGCAGAGGAAAAAAATTCAAGCCTGGCAGGTAAGGCTGGTTCTGTTTTGGATTATAGAACAAAGAATTCTGCCTCTAGTTCTTCAAGGATTTCATCAGTTAATCGCCCGAGCAGCTTAAGTCCACTGCCCCCTCGAGGAAATCTTCTGCAGCCTGAAAATTCAGATACCGAGTTTTCAACAGTTCCTTTAACCACACCGGTCTATCAATCCCCAGGGAACAGTTCTCGGATCTCAGGTTTCTTTCAACATACTGAGAATGGTATCTGA
- the LOC113358393 gene encoding golgin candidate 3-like isoform X1, translated as MMWNSLANIKENLNQIVLEVQDATDGEEFEIYRSNSNSAAEDSPIFNRRISHRFAQSNNSPLRSPMSNGGDSALKSEIEKCKTEIQRFQASEAEIKALSVNYVALLKEKEEKLSRLHGENEMLRKNLEAANASQHASKNETFNKRNVHKGVGEQSPNRQHKLTAHVNNHSIGNHTHKSVIKHDTFSNGNADTLRSVENLPRNENELADLLEEKNRSLVAIQANYDSEIKKLKMELGRERESSANIHSKFTEEQKLNESFQKELLALKMHKNRDMTEMKQLQHQLNDKLSEIRRLQSELTRRDNEEETNEIIERLKRVIATLEQENTNLKIEKAELQAVVERSPKSLHADGDADNPDSSDSRPTKLNEAHSSVQFPEKEEMELSMQKLEKDLKEACRARDKVLQELTRLKQHLLDKELEESDKMDEDSKIIEELRASCDYQSSKILRLEKALQQAITGQEEVKKNNNDELQKSKEMVNDLKEKLSSCMRTIDAKNVELMNLQGALGQYYAESEAKDRLEGDLALVREELARLSELLKDANQRIDIAKHEKDETLEKLSQTEMLLLEGKNRVHKLEEDNMKLRRALEQSMTRLNRMSVDSDFFVDRRIVIKLLVTYFQRNHSKEVLDLMVRMLGFSEDDKQRIGMAQQGAGKGVVRGVLGFPGRLVGGILGGSSSEASAPVPTDNQSFADLWVDFLLKETEERERRELMEAAANSKGDSAEEKNSSLAGKAGSVLDYRTKNSASSSSRISSVNRPSSLSPLPPRGNLLQPENSDTEFSTVPLTTPVYQSPGNSSRISGFFQHTENGI; from the exons ATGATGTGGAATTCACTGGCAAATATCAAAGAAAATTTAAATCAAATCGTACTTGAAGTTCAAGATGCTACAGATGGTGAAGAGTTTGAAATCTATCGATCTAATTCTAATTCTGCTGCTGAAGATTCTCCTATTTTCAATCGGAGAATTTCTCATCGGTTTGCCCAATCTAATAATTCTCCTCTGCGCTCACCTATGTCAAATGGTGGTGATTCAGCTCTCAAATCTGAG ATTGAAAAATGCAAAACAGAGATCCAAAGATTCCAGGCATCTGAGGCTGAAATCAAAGCATTGTCGGTTAACTATGTAGCATTGttgaaagagaaagag GAAAAGCTCTCCAGATTGCATGGAGAAAATGAGATGCTGAGAAAGAACTTGGAGGCAGCAAATGCTTCGCAGCATGCATCTAAAAATGAAACTTTCAATAAAAGAAATGTACATAAG GGGGTTGGTGAACAATCTCCCAACAGGCAACACAAACTGACAGCTCATGTAAACAACCATTCTATTGGAAACCACACACACAAAAGTGTAATTAAACATGACACTTTTAGCAATGGGAATGCAGATACTTTACGGTCTGTTGAAAACCTTCCGCGGAATGAAAAT GAGCTCGCAGATTTGCTAGAAGAGAAGAACAGATCCCTGGTGGCAATCCAAGCTAATTATGATTCAGAGATAAAGAAGTTAAAGATGGAGCTTGGTAGAGAGCGTGAAAGTTCAGCAAACATACATTCTAAATTTACTG AGGAACAAAAATTGAATGAATCTTTTCAGAAGGAGCTCCTTGCTTTGAAGATGCACAAAAACAGA GATATGACTGAGATGAAACAACTACAACATCAATTGAATGATAAGTTATCAGAAATCAGACGACTTCAATCAGAGCTGACGAGAAGGGACAATGAAGAAGAAACAAATGAGATTATTGAGCGATTAAAAAGAGTTATTGCCAccttagagcaggaaaacaccaATCTTAAG ATAGAGAAGGCTGAACTTCAGGCTGTCGTAGAAAGAAGTCCAAAGTCTTTACATGCTGATGGTGATGCGGATAACCCAGACTCTTCAGATAGTCGTCCAACTAAATTAAATGAG GCACATTCATCTGTACAGTTCCCGGAAAAGGAAGAAATGGAGCTATCCATGCAAAAGTTAGAGAAGGATTTGAAGGAAGCTTGTCGTGCAAGGGATAAAGTATTGCAAGAGTTGACTAGGCTCAAGCAGCACTTGTTAGATAAG GAACTTGAAGAATCGGATAAAATGGACGAGGATAGCAAAATCATTGAGGAACTTCGAGCAAGTTGTGACTACCAAAGTTCAAAAATATTACGCCTGGAAAAAGCTCTACAGCAAGCGATAACGGGCCAGGAAGAGGTTAAGAAGAATAATAACGATGAGCTTCAGAAGTCAAAGGAAATGGTCAACGATCTTAAGGAAAAGCTATCTAGCTGCATGCGCACAATTGATGCTAAAAACGTTGAACTTATGAATCTTCAGGGTGCTCTTGGCCAATATTATGCTGAAAGTGAAGCCAAG GATCGCCTAGAAGGAGATTTGGCTCTTGTGAGAGAAGAATTAGCTAGATTGTCTGAGCTTTTGAAG GATGCAAATCAACGGATAGACATTGCAAAGCATGAAAAGGATGAAACACTTGAAAAGCTTTCACAAACTGAAATGTTGCTCTTGGAAGGAAAAAATAGAGTTCACAAACTGGAGGAGGACAATATGAAACTACGCCGCGCTCTTGAGCAAAGTATGACAAGGCTTAATAGAATGTCTGTTGATTCAGACTTCTTTGTTGACAG GCGAATTGTGATCAAGTTACTGGTGACCTATTTTCAGAGGAACCATAGTAAAGAG GTTTTGGACCTTATGGTTCGCATGCTGGGCTTCTCTGAAGATGATAAGCAAAGAAtaggtatggcgcagcaaggtgcgGGTAAAGGTGTTGTACGAGGAGTTCTTGGTTTCCCTGGACGTCTAGTTGGAGGCATACTGGGAGGAAGCTCATCCGAAGCATCCGCTCCTGTGCCCACTGATAACCAG TCCTTCGCAGATCTATGGGTTGATTTTCTTCTCAAAGAAACCGAAGAAAGAGAGAGAAGAGAGCTCATGGAAGCCGCTGCTAATTCCAAGGGCGACAGCGCAGAGGAAAAAAATTCAAGCCTGGCAGGTAAGGCTGGTTCTGTTTTGGATTATAGAACAAAGAATTCTGCCTCTAGTTCTTCAAGGATTTCATCAGTTAATCGCCCGAGCAGCTTAAGTCCACTGCCCCCTCGAGGAAATCTTCTGCAGCCTGAAAATTCAGATACCGAGTTTTCAACAGTTCCTTTAACCACACCGGTCTATCAATCCCCAGGGAACAGTTCTCGGATCTCAGGTTTCTTTCAACATACTGAGAATGGTATCTGA